In the genome of Impatiens glandulifera chromosome 6, dImpGla2.1, whole genome shotgun sequence, the window ttaaataactaaacttTTACGAtattaaatttacgataataagattttgcgagtttataaataattttgattttacgattttactttaaaaaatatatttataaattataaaaagttattatttattcaaataagtaaattaatataattaactttgtaaatataacttttttttatagtgtaatttacttattattattattatttttaattaattttatatttaaatatatttattttttaaaattgttaaaataatttataattttcaaattaaactcttaagcacttttggaaagaaaaaaaaaagtgagatACTTGTGCTAGCTAGTAGATAATGTTTTCttagttaaaaatattgaaaatgtgtTTTGTGTTCTCATAATTTGAATAAGTTTATGTATTATAGTATTTggatataatgttaattatatatttaaacttttatttatggCATTTAGCTTAAAGTGAAGAAAAGGTAAGGGAACCTATCACTCAAGCATATTTTGAAGAATGAATATAATGCTTTATCGTTTCTTTTCacttttctttatatttttaaatggagAAAACAAACTTTTTGAAACATTTAGTTATATGGGgataaaaatctttttttttttataaaaatatttaattgataaaaagtCAAAAACAAATATCTAAAGAAGATCATTTACATAATTCACTTAAATGATGGGATACTTGAAAATTTAAATGGAAGATTTGATTGGAAAAAAGATTAGTTAGAGAGAATTTCTGTTAAGGTAAAatcctaaataaattaattaaggaacaAGTTCAAAAATATTCGAAACCAAAACAAATCACCAAACATGTAAATCCCAAAATTGACAGAGTTCTTCCATTGACTAAAATAGTTCAAAACATAAACTTACTAAAACAAAATCCTTACAAATAAGAACATTAGAAATAGCAAGTACTCAAAAGGAAATGAGTTTAAACATCCAAAACCATTGAAAATTCCAAGTTCAAGCAAGAAATAACAAACATTGAAAACCCAGGCAAACTATGATCAATCTTCTAGGCCTTAAGTCTTCCATAAAACTTCTGTTTTTCTTCAGTTGTCTGGAAACGACCATGTCCAAATTTGGAAGAAGTATCAATGAATTTGAGCTTAATCTCCTCCATTGCAAGCCTAGAAGTCTGAGTAAGCAAGGATTGACGTAAAGTAAGAACACGCTTCTTCGGCCCAACAACTCCTCCCTTTATCATCAAAAAATCTTCATTCACAACACCATAGTGTGGAAATCCTCCCATTGGTGTTATGTCTTTCTCAGTCCtattaattgaaaaattcaAGTCAAATACAACAATCAAACAATAGAAAAGGAATACTAATTGAAAAATGTTTACCTGTCGAACTCAGTATCAGCATTGTGAGACTCCTGGCCAGTTTTCCCAACCTTGTAAATCTTCTTGTTCAACTCAGTTCTATGATGGTATCCATTCTGACCAGCCCTGGCAACTGTGAACGATACTCTAGCAGGATGCCAAGCACCAATACAAGCAACTTTTCGAAGACCACGATGGGTCTTGCGAGGAAGTCGGGAAACACCCCATCTAGTTACCACACCTTCAAATCCCTTACCCTTTGTCACACCAATTATGTCAatcatttcatctttctgaAACACGGCATCGATTGGAACTTGTTTCTCGAAGAAACTGTATGCAAAATCAACCTTTTGAGCTATATCTCCACCATTAACCTGGATTTCAGTAAGGTGGGCTTTCTTTTGCTTCAGTCCTTTCAACTTTCGAATCTGCACAGTTTGcaaattattgattaattattgaATTGGCATGTTATACTGTACTGAATTGGTTTTTTTTGCTTGATTCTAATGCAAGAAATTAATACCTGGGTATGGGCCAAGACACGAATTACAGTACAGTATTTCTTGAATTTCTCCAACTGAGATTTCAGATCCTTCTTTCCTTCTTCAGTTTCATACTTCTTTGAATACTTTGTGAAAGCCTTCTTCTTTGACTTGCACCAATTTTTGTAGAACCTTCTTCTGACCTCTTCGCTCAAATGTTGAGCCCAGACAGTGTTCAGACTGCGCAGGCCACGTGGAGTTTTGACATAGCCAACTATACCCACAATAACCATTGGTGGAGTTTCAACAATGGTCACAGCCTCACATGTTTCCTTCTTGTGGAGCtctatatgaaataaaattttgttaaattaaaacacaaataaataaatatattcaaagaATTTAACCATGGCCCCTCAACAAATTaccaaaacatttttaaaattgaatacaaAAGATATTCTATTCATGTAACCTAGataaaatttcatcaaacaaggattttatttcaaaaaaacgGTTTTTtcagagaaaaaaaaactacacCAAACAAGAGG includes:
- the LOC124944059 gene encoding 60S ribosomal protein L3-2-like — encoded protein: MSHRKFEHPRHGSLGFLPRKRAQRMRGKVKAFPQDNQSKPCRLTSFIGYKAGMTHIMREVEKPGSKLHKKETCEAVTIVETPPMVIVGIVGYVKTPRGLRSLNTVWAQHLSEEVRRRFYKNWCKSKKKAFTKYSKKYETEEGKKDLKSQLEKFKKYCTVIRVLAHTQIRKLKGLKQKKAHLTEIQVNGGDIAQKVDFAYSFFEKQVPIDAVFQKDEMIDIIGVTKGKGFEGVVTRWGVSRLPRKTHRGLRKVACIGAWHPARVSFTVARAGQNGYHHRTELNKKIYKVGKTGQESHNADTEFDRTEKDITPMGGFPHYGVVNEDFLMIKGGVVGPKKRVLTLRQSLLTQTSRLAMEEIKLKFIDTSSKFGHGRFQTTEEKQKFYGRLKA